The sequence CACGGCACTCCCCACCAGGGAGACATTCTCAAGCCTGCTGTCAATAATCAGCCGGATCATGTTCGCCGCTTTCATCTTTTTATGCCTTTCCGGAAAGCGCCTCAAGGGCTTCTTTTTCAGATACATAGATATCAAATACCCGATTCATGCGGGTCAGACGAAAAAGGCTCATGACGCTTTCTTTTACGGCGCAGATCACGAGACTGCCGTTATTGCCGATCTTTTTGAACCCCGAAATAATAGCGCCAAGTCCGCTGCTGTCGATAAAGTCCACTTCGGAAAGGTTGAGCACAATTTTTCGATTTCCCGAATCAATCCATTCGTTCATTTTTTGTTTGAATTCACCTGCTGTTGACGCGTCGATTCTTTTTTCCAGCGGCCTCACGATCAGGACATCCTCTATATTGTTATGTTTCAGCTGCATAATTTCC comes from uncultured Desulfobacter sp. and encodes:
- a CDS encoding STAS domain-containing protein, with amino-acid sequence MQLKHNNIEDVLIVRPLEKRIDASTAGEFKQKMNEWIDSGNRKIVLNLSEVDFIDSSGLGAIISGFKKIGNNGSLVICAVKESVMSLFRLTRMNRVFDIYVSEKEALEALSGKA